Part of the Thermodesulfobacteriota bacterium genome, CGTCGAGCTAAAGACGGGCCTCCTCTTCGCCGCGGCCGGCATGGTCGGGGCGCCCGTCGGGACGTGGATCGCGGGCCTCCTCTCGCAAACCCTTCTCCTTCTCCTGTTCGCCGCGTTGATGGCGGTCGTCGCCGTCAGGCTCTGGCAGAAGGCGGGGGCGGTCCAGAACGAGATGCGGATCATGGAGGGAAAAGACTGCATGGCCGCCGGCCCTTCGTGCGAGCGCGACCCGGCTGGCGTCCTCATAATGAGCTCCTGCTGCGCCGTCCTCCTGGTCGTAATCGGTGTTATCACCGGCGTCCTCTCCGGCCTCTTCGGGGTCGGCGGCGGGTTCATCATCGTCCCCGCCCTCGTGCTCTTCAGCGGCATGTCCATCCACCGGGCCGTGGGCACGTCCCTCATGGTCATCGTTCTCATAAGCGCGGCGGGCGTCATCTCGCAGATTTTTGCCGGGCGAATCGTCTCGGGAGAGGTCACGCTCCTCTTCGTCGCGGGCGGCGTCGCCGGGCTCTTCGCGGGACAGGCCGCCGGGCGCAGGCTGTCGGGCCCTTCCCTCCAGAAGGTCTTCGCCCTCGCCATACTCCTCGTGGCCGCCTTCGTCGTCGTCAGGAACATACTCGGCTGAGCCTGTATTCCACGCGCGCCGGTCGGGCGCTTCGACGCATTCGCCGCCTTACCGTAGGCCCTAGGAATCCGGGCTCTCCATGGATTATAATCTAGGGATATTCCGAGCCTTCGTGCCGGCCGTATATGGAAACACAGCGAGTCCCATTTAAGGGCGTAGAGGAAAACGAGGCGATACGCTCCATTCTCGAGGGCACCTCATCCGAAGTCGGGGAGGCGTTCTTCGATTCGCTCGTCGAAAACCTGTCCAAGGTCCTTCACACGTACGGCGCATGGGTCACCGAATACCTCGAAGACACGAAACGCCTCCGGTCGATAGCGTTCTTCCTCGGCGGAAACCGGATCGATAGCTTCGAATATCCGGTCACTGGCACGGCCTGCGAGGTCGTGGTCGAGG contains:
- a CDS encoding sulfite exporter TauE/SafE family protein, encoding MPITSLIFGALVGLSLGLTGGGGAIFAVPLLVYGMGLSAKDAVATSLSAVGAISTVGFLSHWHRGNVELKTGLLFAAAGMVGAPVGTWIAGLLSQTLLLLLFAALMAVVAVRLWQKAGAVQNEMRIMEGKDCMAAGPSCERDPAGVLIMSSCCAVLLVVIGVITGVLSGLFGVGGGFIIVPALVLFSGMSIHRAVGTSLMVIVLISAAGVISQIFAGRIVSGEVTLLFVAGGVAGLFAGQAAGRRLSGPSLQKVFALAILLVAAFVVVRNILG